In Dyella terrae, one DNA window encodes the following:
- a CDS encoding autotransporter outer membrane beta-barrel domain-containing protein translates to MQLARRSLTYSIQVALLGTLATSTLGSGHLYAQSVGPGTVTAPVNVTTGTTTIVGNTTVDVRSGANNATNVSGGTLVVDMRAGSRPGAISLLTNGGNALYTNGGIISVPAGVNITTGTGAALYADGSAASLTLNGGLVTSLGGGYAAVARNGAQVSITSSNFNDPFYSGASAAGNGMVADAGGVITVAGTSSMATSGTNRVAFGASGAGSAININTPFTFSGGLSGVTMYGLGALGVYLYDGGAVNFSQPQTIVITGNSGVGVSVDQTTMATPINGLTVNFTATSGSGGSGAIVMRNGSAQLSNFVVTGPAAAVGVWTQAGTSATLTGSSRIDINSATNGQSWRIATTSLVNPIFGQVTAPSWRAGLLNLGGQMTSTGTTINANASGSYGAYAGANGTSNSTMSLANNTINATGSRTIGMMGYTNSQYVVSDSQITNTGGSVALYAWSYANPSNNQPIVSATTMSFTNSTITATGGAAGLWTVNQNKGLYANAISFDGGGLSSDGYAMLGQGVSDIAATNGASITGGQWLLYAEGINTSGGDAATLVNLSASGASRLSGLVEADSDSTANVTLTDRSSWVGKAFYASNVSVDGSSSWSIPASSVLSGTLTNNGLVAFTAPVANEFKSLYVHSYAGAGTLGINTVLGDDNSLTDRLIIDGGTATGTSRIAVTNVGGAGAETTGNGILVVQVANGGATSANAFALAGTVIAGPYAYLLHRGGVSPGVENDWFLRNTIECTTPGTPGCPAPPDPPDPPAPPPPPPPPPPAPPPDPVNPPTPDPGPPAPPVPDPVAPGGGEDPVTPVYRPEVSLYTALPAMALRYGWAMLDNLHERVGEEEQLRGRSDLREDDYLNALWVRVIGEDGNVRGASEGIYNGSPKYDYNIMALQAGMDVYAQEHDDRQRDHVGVTLGTGRIRSDVANYDGTDAGDDVVKGQSLGAYWTHFWTEGQYLDAVWQGTWGKYSAKSDDGIELHHDSFGWAASLEGGYPFHDDTQVWEPQAQVIYQHANSGTTSDIGATIRFSDITSLIGRVGLRWANTWIQQPGSDGSPRLLTGWLRANVWKEFKGEPVTSFSSADGYVPFQGSIKGSWWQLNGGVTWEWDRNASFYANVGYQNGFGSRGFHAWDAKVGMRWNW, encoded by the coding sequence ATGCAGCTTGCGCGTCGTTCCCTGACTTACAGCATCCAGGTGGCCTTGCTCGGTACCCTGGCCACGTCAACGTTGGGTAGTGGGCATCTGTACGCGCAGTCCGTGGGCCCGGGCACCGTGACGGCCCCCGTCAACGTCACTACGGGTACGACGACGATCGTTGGTAACACCACGGTCGACGTCAGAAGTGGTGCCAACAATGCCACCAACGTATCCGGTGGCACCCTTGTCGTTGACATGCGTGCGGGTTCGCGCCCCGGCGCCATCAGTCTCCTCACGAATGGCGGGAACGCGCTGTACACCAATGGCGGCATCATTTCGGTGCCGGCGGGCGTCAACATCACCACAGGCACCGGTGCGGCACTTTATGCGGATGGTTCCGCGGCTTCGTTGACGTTGAACGGAGGCCTGGTGACGTCTCTGGGTGGAGGGTATGCGGCTGTCGCGCGCAATGGCGCCCAAGTTTCGATCACCAGTTCCAACTTCAATGATCCGTTCTATTCGGGCGCAAGTGCAGCAGGCAATGGCATGGTGGCGGACGCAGGTGGCGTTATCACCGTCGCCGGTACCTCCTCCATGGCTACCAGTGGCACCAATCGGGTCGCATTCGGCGCATCGGGCGCAGGATCCGCGATCAACATCAACACCCCGTTTACTTTCTCGGGCGGCCTCAGTGGCGTGACGATGTACGGGCTGGGTGCACTTGGCGTCTATCTGTACGATGGGGGCGCGGTCAATTTTTCACAGCCACAAACGATTGTGATCACCGGTAACAGTGGTGTTGGCGTATCGGTCGACCAGACCACCATGGCAACGCCCATCAACGGATTGACGGTGAACTTCACGGCCACGTCGGGCTCAGGTGGCTCGGGTGCCATTGTCATGCGCAATGGTTCGGCGCAGCTGAGCAATTTTGTAGTGACTGGTCCTGCCGCTGCCGTCGGCGTCTGGACGCAGGCGGGTACGAGTGCAACGCTGACCGGTTCAAGTCGCATCGACATCAACTCGGCCACCAACGGGCAATCGTGGCGGATAGCGACGACAAGCCTGGTCAATCCCATCTTCGGCCAGGTAACCGCGCCCTCCTGGCGTGCCGGCCTGCTCAACCTTGGCGGCCAGATGACGAGCACGGGCACGACGATCAATGCCAATGCCTCGGGCAGCTATGGCGCTTACGCCGGAGCCAATGGCACGTCCAACAGCACGATGAGCCTCGCCAACAACACCATCAATGCCACCGGTTCGCGCACGATCGGCATGATGGGCTACACCAACAGTCAGTACGTCGTGAGCGACTCACAAATCACCAACACGGGCGGCTCGGTGGCGCTTTATGCATGGAGCTACGCCAATCCCTCAAACAACCAGCCGATCGTTTCAGCCACCACGATGTCGTTCACCAACAGCACCATCACGGCGACAGGCGGGGCGGCCGGTCTGTGGACGGTGAACCAGAACAAGGGCCTGTACGCGAATGCGATCAGCTTCGATGGTGGTGGTTTGTCGAGTGATGGTTACGCCATGCTCGGGCAGGGCGTTAGCGACATCGCGGCAACCAACGGGGCCAGCATCACGGGTGGGCAGTGGTTGCTTTATGCCGAAGGTATCAACACATCGGGCGGTGATGCAGCGACGCTCGTCAACCTGTCTGCCTCGGGTGCGAGCAGGCTGAGCGGGCTGGTCGAGGCCGACAGCGACAGCACCGCCAATGTCACGCTTACTGATCGTTCGTCCTGGGTCGGCAAGGCATTCTATGCGAGCAACGTTTCCGTTGACGGCAGCAGCTCGTGGTCCATTCCCGCCAGCTCGGTGTTGTCAGGCACCCTGACCAATAACGGCCTGGTTGCCTTCACGGCGCCGGTCGCCAACGAGTTCAAATCGCTCTATGTCCACTCCTACGCCGGTGCCGGAACCCTGGGCATCAACACGGTGCTTGGTGATGACAATTCACTCACCGATCGACTCATCATCGATGGAGGAACCGCCACAGGCACGAGCCGAATCGCGGTGACCAACGTGGGGGGTGCTGGCGCGGAGACAACGGGGAACGGCATCCTGGTGGTGCAGGTCGCCAATGGCGGCGCCACCAGCGCCAATGCATTCGCCCTGGCAGGTACGGTCATTGCGGGCCCCTATGCGTATCTGCTGCATCGTGGCGGTGTCTCTCCCGGCGTGGAAAACGACTGGTTCCTGCGCAATACGATTGAATGCACGACACCCGGGACGCCCGGTTGTCCCGCGCCGCCCGATCCACCGGATCCGCCCGCACCCCCACCGCCGCCACCGCCGCCACCGCCCGCACCTCCGCCGGACCCGGTGAACCCGCCGACGCCCGATCCGGGGCCGCCTGCGCCGCCGGTGCCCGATCCGGTCGCCCCCGGTGGTGGAGAGGATCCGGTGACGCCGGTGTATCGCCCCGAAGTGTCGCTCTACACGGCGCTGCCTGCGATGGCCCTGCGTTACGGATGGGCGATGCTCGACAACCTGCACGAGCGTGTCGGCGAAGAGGAGCAATTGCGCGGTCGCTCCGATTTGCGCGAGGACGATTATCTGAATGCGCTTTGGGTGCGTGTCATCGGCGAAGACGGCAACGTGCGTGGCGCGAGCGAGGGCATCTACAACGGAAGCCCGAAATACGACTACAACATCATGGCGCTCCAGGCGGGTATGGACGTCTATGCGCAGGAGCACGACGACCGGCAGCGTGACCATGTGGGCGTGACGCTGGGTACAGGACGCATACGCAGCGATGTCGCCAACTACGATGGCACCGATGCGGGCGATGACGTGGTCAAGGGCCAGAGCCTGGGCGCTTACTGGACGCACTTCTGGACCGAAGGGCAGTACCTCGATGCGGTCTGGCAGGGCACCTGGGGCAAGTACAGCGCCAAGTCGGACGATGGCATCGAGCTGCATCACGACAGTTTCGGATGGGCCGCCTCACTCGAGGGTGGGTATCCCTTCCACGACGATACCCAGGTGTGGGAGCCGCAGGCCCAGGTGATCTATCAACATGCCAACAGCGGCACCACCAGCGACATCGGCGCGACGATTCGCTTCAGTGACATAACGTCGTTGATTGGTCGGGTGGGTTTGCGCTGGGCCAATACCTGGATTCAGCAACCCGGTAGCGACGGATCGCCGCGCCTGCTCACGGGCTGGCTTCGGGCCAACGTATGGAAGGAATTCAAGGGCGAGCCCGTGACGTCGTTCTCGTCCGCCGATGGCTACGTGCCGTTCCAGGGAAGCATCAAGGGCTCGTGGTGGCAACTCAATGGAGGTGTCACCTGGGAGTGGGACCGGAACGCGTCGTTCTACGCCAATGTCGGCTACCAGAACGGCTTTGGAAGCCGGGGGTTCCATGCCTGGGATGCCAAGGTGGGCATGCGCTGGAACTGGTGA
- a CDS encoding helix-turn-helix transcriptional regulator yields MDARIRGKRTELEPILRAMYGALAEDVSFCHILDLVAGNLRSHISAVHFDDFVECRSRVDVTGEISAPEIASLIQDYAGRWRGGNTWMQRGLEKLITRGYGDGDEVVGEKELLAMPYYQHYLRRVDVRHGLGICLWHAGAERVVVASFNRAPAEGPFSKEEMGFVAAMRPHLVNAFMIYKGAAQLRDCNRSLMAAMDMTPAGMMQLDTDGKVLKANERAEKIVSSHMGVAREGKGSLSFDCHGDRLRFHQAVKSLCATDAGVHTLTMVISASNHGMRPTLLLHLCALPSITCFGPAVRLVAFLCPLASFDPGQWNAQLIGTGLGLTTAEARVLVALRRHHDVDDAAAELGVATSTVRTHLKHAFAKTGASGQAELLAIVERIITLAPSSKV; encoded by the coding sequence ATGGATGCTCGGATTCGTGGAAAACGTACTGAACTGGAGCCGATTTTGCGCGCCATGTATGGCGCGCTCGCTGAGGATGTGTCCTTCTGCCACATTCTGGACTTGGTGGCTGGCAATCTTCGTAGCCACATCTCCGCTGTCCACTTCGACGACTTTGTTGAATGCAGATCCAGGGTCGATGTGACTGGAGAGATAAGTGCGCCTGAAATCGCCTCGCTCATCCAGGATTATGCAGGCCGGTGGCGCGGTGGAAACACGTGGATGCAGCGAGGCCTTGAGAAGCTCATCACCCGTGGCTACGGCGACGGTGACGAAGTGGTGGGTGAGAAAGAGCTCCTCGCCATGCCTTACTACCAGCACTATCTGCGCCGAGTGGATGTTCGTCACGGCCTTGGCATTTGCCTGTGGCATGCCGGAGCGGAACGGGTCGTGGTCGCATCATTCAATCGTGCGCCCGCTGAAGGGCCGTTTTCGAAGGAAGAGATGGGTTTTGTCGCAGCGATGAGGCCTCATCTCGTCAACGCCTTCATGATCTACAAGGGCGCCGCCCAACTTCGGGACTGCAACCGTTCGCTGATGGCCGCCATGGACATGACGCCGGCTGGCATGATGCAGCTTGATACGGATGGAAAGGTGCTCAAGGCGAACGAGAGAGCGGAAAAAATCGTTTCGTCCCACATGGGTGTCGCGAGAGAAGGCAAGGGAAGTCTGTCTTTCGATTGCCATGGTGACAGGCTTCGTTTTCATCAGGCCGTGAAGTCCCTGTGTGCCACCGATGCCGGTGTCCACACGCTGACCATGGTCATTTCCGCATCGAATCACGGCATGCGACCGACTTTGCTTCTTCACTTGTGCGCGCTGCCTTCGATTACCTGTTTTGGTCCGGCGGTTCGGTTGGTGGCTTTTCTTTGCCCTCTTGCCAGCTTCGATCCTGGCCAATGGAATGCGCAGCTGATTGGGACCGGGCTCGGTTTGACCACTGCGGAGGCGCGCGTGCTTGTCGCCTTGCGCCGACACCATGATGTCGATGACGCCGCTGCCGAACTCGGTGTTGCAACCTCCACGGTTCGTACTCACCTGAAGCATGCGTTTGCGAAAACGGGAGCCAGTGGCCAGGCCGAGCTGCTGGCGATTGTCGAGCGGATCATTACCTTGGCGCCTTCCAGCAAGGTCTAG
- a CDS encoding OmpA family protein: MTTLGSRITYGFVGVIAIALAGCNGYVKKADFDTAVSELRANDQKQQQQIDALAQEMHQKFADYDTKITALQGRISVDNIAHFDTNQSTLRDEDKQRLDEFAKVMRDHHAQALVTAEGFADPSGSPAYNQKLALKRANAVRDYLVQAGMSADQVRAVAYGSVKNRQVVKGAKGEQGQPNRRVSIVTDFAGNS; the protein is encoded by the coding sequence ATGACAACTCTGGGATCGCGGATCACCTATGGATTCGTCGGTGTGATTGCCATTGCGCTGGCTGGTTGTAATGGTTATGTGAAGAAGGCGGATTTTGATACTGCGGTGTCCGAATTGCGCGCGAATGACCAGAAGCAGCAACAGCAGATTGATGCGCTGGCGCAGGAAATGCATCAGAAGTTTGCCGACTACGACACCAAGATCACCGCGCTGCAAGGGCGCATCAGCGTCGACAACATCGCGCATTTCGACACCAACCAATCGACCCTTCGGGATGAAGACAAGCAGCGCCTGGACGAGTTTGCGAAAGTCATGCGCGATCATCACGCGCAGGCCCTCGTCACCGCCGAAGGTTTTGCCGATCCATCCGGTTCGCCTGCGTACAACCAGAAGCTCGCGCTCAAACGCGCCAATGCCGTGCGCGATTACCTGGTGCAGGCGGGCATGAGTGCGGATCAGGTTCGTGCCGTGGCCTATGGATCGGTCAAGAACCGGCAGGTGGTGAAGGGAGCGAAGGGAGAACAGGGGCAGCCCAACCGGCGTGTCTCCATCGTTACCGACTTTGCAGGCAACAGCTGA
- a CDS encoding pyridoxamine 5'-phosphate oxidase family protein has protein sequence MAFDDSALLAYMRSQRLGVVASVGPHGEPQAALVGIAVSPNCEVIFDTGVRGRKHANLLKDPRVAVVLQGPGEQTLQLQGTAHWLAPDDAGTDELRSVYFAVWPDGRERAASGKLAHWCVSPRWARYSDFDQGPLIREFRWPAVS, from the coding sequence ATGGCGTTCGATGATTCGGCTTTGCTTGCATACATGCGGAGCCAGCGGCTGGGTGTGGTTGCTTCTGTTGGGCCGCACGGGGAACCGCAGGCGGCGTTGGTCGGCATTGCCGTTTCGCCGAATTGCGAAGTGATCTTCGATACAGGCGTTCGGGGTCGCAAGCACGCGAACCTGTTGAAGGACCCTCGTGTCGCCGTGGTACTTCAAGGGCCCGGCGAGCAGACGCTCCAGTTGCAGGGGACAGCGCACTGGCTGGCTCCCGATGACGCCGGGACGGATGAACTGCGTTCGGTCTATTTCGCCGTCTGGCCGGATGGGCGCGAGCGGGCCGCATCGGGAAAACTGGCGCACTGGTGCGTGAGTCCGCGGTGGGCGAGGTACTCGGACTTCGATCAGGGCCCACTGATCCGGGAGTTTCGCTGGCCGGCCGTGTCGTAG
- a CDS encoding autotransporter outer membrane beta-barrel domain-containing protein: MKIPAAKLLCRARADRIRTAHHQPLAIAIGLVLLLGDARMAAAQTAQWTGGVSSDWHEPRNWTIPPGATLGTDIDRSTPNIARIAGNDAIGWLIVGNSGSGELDVTPGGTLQVVGAEPSVGFGMILGVSKSSSGRVALDGAGASLSVNANALIGYAGQGSLSITNGATVELGIASPGSELLVGFGLGGRSGWNGQSDVSGGTGAISVSGANSTLSYGGGLNLLNGTVDVRDGGQLINRARPAEGVGYFDSVIGVAMAADARRGQAELNGQGSVTVSGAGSTWYSDNGLEIGRGGKGVLSILDAGTARFTGNTFLVGSSNGSKVGTGTVLVSGVGSLLEIGSGAVNKTVLVVGQGNNDLLEIAKGGTMTVTGSGTVTGKSSGSGGTVAVHDADSHLQVAGTMTATNGGTLQVADEGQVIVSGGMTLGELGSIVIGNPSGAALTSTPGLLSTPTLVFSAPTSRLAFNHTAGTYDFASAMSGNGTMDVDAGFTRLTADSRLFIGVTTVRNGATLCVDGALGGVINVGQGGTLACSGSVGTVIAAGAIAPGHSPGTLHVDGDLTMQSGSTYEAEIDPGRGLHDSITVGGNVVIEPGATLQVIPIGTAGLTPGTQLQLLQVAGTTSGQFDAVDGSITPFLGYGLTYGNGGILLTVQRNDLTFASFGSNANQRSVGAALDSLPADSALITDLTNQLTNTALVGGALASLAGDFHPSVRTALVEDSYYVRQTVNDHLAGSLNSVNGQSAHGGDTFSTWIGAWGHRGDHDATAQHQQLRASGSGFLVGADMTLGSTLLLGALAGGSRNNIHMNDPSASTDVTATHFGIYGSTSVSAFRFRAAAIYAWERLDSQRTVTIGSLSSEPSGRYHANLAQGYIEASHVTELPRGILEPALSLAQVRVHTDAIHERGSNAALNVDAATSRQTYATLGVRGLAVLGAKGEFALEGSLGWQHAWGDHLPKDTMRFLDGGDAFTVTGMAVAKDAMAVSAGIDLALTSNLILSGGYRGQFAGSAKDQSVNLLLSLTF, encoded by the coding sequence ATGAAGATACCTGCGGCGAAACTGTTGTGCCGTGCCCGGGCCGACCGAATCAGGACTGCACATCATCAGCCCTTGGCCATCGCCATTGGCCTGGTCCTGCTGCTGGGTGATGCCCGCATGGCCGCGGCGCAGACGGCACAATGGACGGGTGGTGTCTCTTCCGACTGGCATGAGCCGAGGAACTGGACGATTCCTCCGGGAGCCACGCTTGGCACCGATATTGATCGGTCCACCCCAAACATCGCCCGCATCGCTGGCAACGACGCCATCGGCTGGCTGATCGTGGGCAATTCTGGCAGCGGCGAACTGGATGTCACCCCAGGTGGGACGCTGCAAGTCGTCGGTGCCGAGCCAAGCGTCGGATTTGGCATGATCCTTGGTGTCTCAAAGAGCAGTTCCGGACGCGTGGCGTTAGACGGTGCGGGGGCCTCCCTATCGGTGAACGCCAATGCATTGATTGGTTACGCGGGACAAGGCTCGCTATCCATCACCAACGGCGCCACGGTCGAACTGGGAATCGCCAGTCCCGGTAGCGAACTTCTTGTCGGTTTCGGACTTGGAGGCAGGAGCGGCTGGAATGGCCAGAGCGATGTCAGCGGCGGCACCGGTGCGATCAGCGTATCCGGCGCAAATTCGACGCTCAGCTATGGAGGTGGGCTCAATTTGCTCAATGGCACCGTTGACGTTCGCGACGGCGGGCAGCTGATCAATCGTGCCCGCCCGGCGGAAGGCGTCGGTTACTTCGATAGCGTCATTGGCGTCGCCATGGCGGCAGACGCCAGGCGTGGTCAGGCCGAGTTGAACGGCCAGGGCTCGGTAACTGTTTCGGGAGCCGGATCCACCTGGTACAGCGACAACGGCTTGGAGATAGGGCGTGGCGGCAAAGGGGTGTTGAGTATCCTGGACGCTGGCACCGCCCGTTTTACGGGAAATACCTTCCTGGTTGGAAGTTCAAACGGCAGCAAGGTCGGCACGGGGACGGTTCTTGTATCAGGGGTCGGCTCCCTACTCGAGATCGGCTCGGGCGCCGTGAACAAAACCGTTCTTGTCGTCGGCCAGGGAAACAACGATCTGCTGGAGATTGCCAAGGGCGGCACGATGACGGTCACGGGATCCGGAACCGTCACGGGCAAGTCATCCGGGTCGGGTGGAACGGTGGCGGTACATGACGCCGACTCCCACTTGCAGGTTGCCGGCACGATGACAGCGACGAATGGCGGCACCCTGCAAGTCGCGGATGAGGGCCAGGTGATTGTCTCGGGCGGAATGACGCTGGGCGAGCTTGGCAGCATCGTCATTGGCAACCCGTCAGGCGCGGCACTCACCTCGACGCCGGGCTTGCTGAGTACGCCGACGCTGGTGTTCAGCGCCCCCACCAGCCGCCTGGCGTTCAACCACACGGCCGGTACTTACGATTTTGCGTCGGCCATGAGTGGCAACGGCACGATGGATGTCGACGCGGGATTCACTCGACTCACGGCGGACAGCCGCCTCTTCATTGGCGTTACCACCGTCCGGAATGGCGCAACCCTCTGTGTCGATGGTGCATTGGGAGGCGTCATCAACGTCGGGCAAGGTGGCACCCTGGCCTGCTCCGGTAGCGTCGGCACCGTCATCGCGGCGGGCGCTATCGCGCCTGGGCATTCGCCGGGCACTTTGCACGTCGATGGTGACCTCACCATGCAATCCGGGTCGACCTACGAGGCTGAAATCGATCCCGGCCGGGGCCTGCACGACAGCATCACGGTCGGCGGCAATGTCGTGATCGAGCCGGGCGCGACGTTGCAGGTAATCCCTATCGGCACCGCAGGCCTCACCCCGGGAACGCAGCTCCAACTTTTGCAGGTCGCCGGAACGACAAGCGGCCAGTTTGACGCCGTCGACGGCAGCATCACCCCTTTTCTTGGATATGGGTTGACCTATGGCAATGGCGGCATCCTGCTCACGGTACAACGCAATGACCTCACGTTCGCCAGCTTTGGCAGCAATGCCAATCAACGATCTGTCGGTGCTGCGTTGGATAGCCTGCCCGCCGACAGTGCGCTCATCACCGACTTGACCAATCAGCTGACAAATACCGCCCTGGTGGGTGGCGCGTTGGCATCACTGGCAGGCGACTTTCATCCCAGCGTGCGCACCGCACTGGTCGAAGACAGCTACTACGTCCGGCAAACCGTCAATGATCACCTGGCGGGCTCCTTGAACTCCGTCAATGGTCAAAGTGCCCATGGCGGTGACACGTTTTCCACTTGGATCGGTGCGTGGGGCCATCGCGGTGACCACGACGCCACCGCGCAACACCAGCAACTGCGAGCAAGCGGCAGCGGCTTTCTGGTGGGAGCGGACATGACGTTAGGTAGCACCCTGCTTCTGGGGGCGTTGGCGGGAGGTAGCCGAAACAACATTCACATGAATGACCCGTCTGCATCCACTGACGTCACGGCAACCCACTTTGGCATTTACGGCAGTACAAGCGTGAGTGCCTTTCGGTTTCGGGCTGCAGCGATATACGCCTGGGAACGACTGGATAGCCAGCGAACGGTGACCATCGGAAGTCTGTCGAGCGAACCCAGCGGGCGATATCACGCAAATCTCGCCCAAGGCTATATCGAGGCCAGCCATGTGACCGAGCTGCCACGGGGCATACTGGAGCCCGCGCTCAGCCTGGCGCAGGTGCGTGTGCATACCGACGCCATCCACGAGCGCGGTTCGAATGCAGCACTGAATGTGGATGCGGCTACGTCGCGGCAGACGTATGCGACGCTGGGCGTGCGAGGGCTTGCTGTACTCGGCGCCAAGGGTGAATTCGCGCTGGAGGGAAGTCTTGGATGGCAGCACGCCTGGGGCGATCACTTGCCGAAGGACACGATGCGCTTCCTGGATGGTGGAGATGCGTTCACTGTCACGGGCATGGCGGTGGCGAAAGATGCCATGGCCGTGTCGGCGGGCATCGATCTGGCGCTAACCTCCAACCTGATACTGAGCGGTGGCTATCGGGGTCAGTTTGCAGGTTCGGCAAAGGACCAATCGGTCAATCTGCTCCTGTCGCTTACCTTTTGA
- a CDS encoding OmpA/MotB family protein — protein MIKLPTVCILVAAVLMGGCVSQKTYDESQQKNAELEAQYKQLNEAMGAEVASRDMSISRMQDAIKVSLNEQLLFPSGGWEMSDNAKRSIAKIAAILAPHQKNKINVNGYTDSTPIGPGLAKQGVTTNQILSQKRAENVMQYMISQGVKPSMVSAQGFGEQSPVASNDTADGRSQNRRVELTVATPGA, from the coding sequence ATGATCAAGCTCCCGACCGTGTGCATCCTGGTGGCCGCTGTACTGATGGGCGGCTGCGTTTCCCAGAAGACCTATGACGAATCGCAGCAAAAGAATGCCGAACTCGAAGCACAGTACAAGCAGTTGAATGAAGCCATGGGTGCGGAAGTAGCCTCGCGCGACATGAGCATTTCGCGTATGCAGGACGCGATCAAGGTGTCGCTCAATGAGCAACTCCTCTTCCCGTCCGGTGGCTGGGAGATGTCGGACAACGCCAAGCGCAGCATCGCCAAGATTGCTGCCATCCTGGCGCCGCATCAAAAGAACAAGATCAACGTGAACGGTTACACCGACAGCACGCCGATCGGCCCTGGCCTGGCCAAGCAGGGCGTTACCACCAACCAGATCCTCTCGCAGAAGCGCGCGGAAAACGTCATGCAGTACATGATCTCGCAGGGCGTCAAGCCGTCGATGGTGTCGGCGCAGGGCTTTGGTGAGCAGAGCCCGGTAGCGTCGAACGACACCGCGGATGGCCGCTCGCAGAATCGTCGCGTCGAGCTGACGGTAGCCACTCCGGGCGCATAA